One part of the Macaca mulatta isolate MMU2019108-1 chromosome 6, T2T-MMU8v2.0, whole genome shotgun sequence genome encodes these proteins:
- the LOC106995639 gene encoding uncharacterized protein LOC106995639 produces MDADDSRAPKGSLRKFLEHLFGARKAIGVLTSGGDAQADAWKGPDGGFPPVSGPRTEQGWSRDGPPAHGPGDLPFALERAGRARVLQVGALWAPPGPPRAPT; encoded by the exons ATGGACGCGgacgactcccgggcccccaagggctccttgcggaagttcctggagcacctctTCGGGGCccgcaaggccatcggcgtgctgaccagcggcggggatgctcaag CAGATGCGTGGAAAGGCCCGGATGGCGGATTTCCTCCCGTTTCGGGACCGCGCACTGAACAAGGATGGAGCCGGGATGGGCCCCCAGCCCACGGCCCCGGTGACCTTCCCTTCGCCCTTGAGCGCGCGGGGCGGGCGCGGGTGCTGCAGGTTGGGGCGCTGTGGGCCCCGCCCGGCCCGCCGCGGGCGCCTACGTGA